The sequence TTCAAGCCGGCCATTCCAGTTGTGTTCTGCGGCCTGTTTCCGGTCGACGCCGATGACTTCGAGACCTTGCGCGCCGCCATGGGCAAGCTGCGCCTCAACGACGCCAGCTTCTCCTTCGAGATGGAGACTTCGGCTGCGCTCGGCTTCGGCTTCCGCTGCGGCTTCCTCGGCCTGTTGCACCTCGAGATCATCCAGGAGCGGCTGTCGCGCGAGTTCGATCTCAACCTGATCGCGACGGCGCCGAGCGTGATCTACAAGATGAAGCTCACCGACGGCACCGAGCTCGAGATCCACAATCCCGTCGACATGCCCGACGTGGTCAAGATCGCCGAGATCGACGAGCCCTGGATCGAGGCGACGATCCTCACGCCGGACGAATATCTCGGCAGCGTGCTGAAGCTGTGCCAGGACCGCCGCGGCGCGCAGAAGGAGTTGACCTATGTCGGCTCCCGCGCCATGGTGAAATACGACCTGCCGCTCAACGAAGTCGTGTTCGACTTCTACGACCGCCTGAAGTCGGTCTCCAAGGGCTACGCCTCGTTCGACTATCATCTCACCGACTACAAGCCGGCCGATCTCGTCAAGATGCAGATCCTGGTCAACGCCGAGCCGGTCGATGCGCTCTCGATGCTGGTCCACCGCACCCGCGCCGAAGGGCGCGGCCGCGCCATGGTCGAGAAGATGAAGGAGCTGATCCCGCCGCACATGTTCCAGATCCCGATCCAGGCGGCGATCGGCGGCAAGGTGATCGCGCGCGAGACGGTGCGCGCGCTGCGCAAGGACGTCACTGCAAAGTGCTACGGCGGCGACATCACGCGCAAACGAAAACTTCTGGAGAAGCAGAAGGAAGGCAAGAAGAAGATGCGACAGTTCGGCAAGGTCGACATCCCGCAGGAAGCCTTCATTGCCGCGCTGAAGGTGGACAGCTGAGGCGGATCGGAGGCCGGTCCGACGACGAAATCTCGAAAACAACCCCATGCACAGTAGCCGACGCATTGGCGGTATTAAGATTTTCGATTTTTTCGAAAATCGCTTGATCCGTCGGGCAAAACAGGGGTAAGATGAGAAAATCGGAGCGGCTGACGCAGACCATCGAGACGCGTCATCGCCTGCGCCGATTGATTGACAGTCCCTGATCGCAATATCCAGACGCTTGGCCGTCGGCTTCCGGCCTGTAGGCCGACCTGCCAAGCATTTTCCGCGAAGACTGCTTGTGACCCGAAAGGGGACATGACATGACGCGTGTGAGCCGCCAACAGAATAGCTATAAGCCCCCAAAGATATTCGCTACCGAAAGGCGCACGCGAAAGAAGACATATTCGTCGCGTTCGAAAGCATGGCCGAAGTCACCGGTTACCCGGTTCAGCTCCTCGTTGATTTGCTGACCATCGATTCGGTTTGCATTGAGATTGCCGGGATCATTGATCTCAGATGGCAGGCCGTCGATGTTCCAAACGACGTCACAAAACGCGAACCCCTTAAGCTTGTAGCCCACATTCACGTCGATGTAGCTTTTCCTCGCCTTCGCCCTGATCTCAGCCGGCAGCAGCCCGGCAGCATCGAGCCGGTTCATCGACAGATCGGAGCTTGCCGGATATACGTCGCCGGCAACGCGCTCCTTGAAAAAGATCAGCGCACCCGGCTTGTGGCGGGGAAGCCCGGGAAAAAACTCCGCTTCCACCGGAAACCGTT comes from Bradyrhizobium diazoefficiens and encodes:
- the lepA gene encoding translation elongation factor 4, with the translated sequence MTTVPISNIRNFSIVAHIDHGKSTLADRLIQMTGGLSDREMAGKEQVLDSMDIERERGITIKAQTVRLSYRAKDGKDYIFNLMDTPGHVDFAYEVSRSLAACEGSLLVVDASQGVEAQTLANVYQALDNNHEIVPVLNKVDLPAAEPEKIKQQIEDVIGIDASDAVMISAKTGLGVPDVLEAIVTRLPPPKGDRDATLKALLVDSWYDVYLGVVVLIRVVDGVMKKGSRVRMMGTGAAYDVERVGFFTPKMTQVDELGPGEIGFITAAIKEVADTRVGDTITDDRKPVADMLPGFKPAIPVVFCGLFPVDADDFETLRAAMGKLRLNDASFSFEMETSAALGFGFRCGFLGLLHLEIIQERLSREFDLNLIATAPSVIYKMKLTDGTELEIHNPVDMPDVVKIAEIDEPWIEATILTPDEYLGSVLKLCQDRRGAQKELTYVGSRAMVKYDLPLNEVVFDFYDRLKSVSKGYASFDYHLTDYKPADLVKMQILVNAEPVDALSMLVHRTRAEGRGRAMVEKMKELIPPHMFQIPIQAAIGGKVIARETVRALRKDVTAKCYGGDITRKRKLLEKQKEGKKKMRQFGKVDIPQEAFIAALKVDS